AGGGCCTCTTTCTCGAGGCCGATCATGGCGGTACCGAGGTTTTTGGATATCTCCACCAGCCTGGCAGGATCCTGATAATGGATGACGGCCTGTACGATGGCATGGGCCATTTTAGGCGGATTCTGGGACTTGAAAACGCCGGACCCGACAAATACGCCATCCGAGCCCAACGCCATCATCAACGCCGCGTCGGCCGGTGTCGCAACACCGCCGGCCGCAAAATTCACCACGCTCAGTCGGCCCAAATCCCGGGTCTCCTTGACAAGCGCCACCGGAACGCGCATCTGGCCGGCCAATTGAATCAACTGGTGCTCGTCCAATCCCTTGAGGGCATCGATCTCCTCGTTGATGGCGCGCATATGACGCACTGCCTCGACGATGTTTCCGGTGCCGGCTTCACCCTTGGTCCGGATCATGGCCGCCCCTTCGTTGATCCGTCTCAAAGCCTCACCCAGATTCCGGGCGCCGCACACGAAAGGCACCTTAAACCGATGCTTCTCCACATGGCGGCTCTCGTCGGCGGGCGTCAACACCTCGCTCTCATCGACGAAATCCACACCGATGGCTTCCAAGATACGGGCCTCCATGAAATGGCCGATGCGCACCTTGGCCATTACCGGAACACTCACCGCATCCATGATCGCCTGGATCATGGCCGGATCGCTCATGCGTGCCACCTGCCCATCCTTGCGAATGTCTGCGGGCACCCTCTCCAGGGCCATTACCGCGCAAGCCCCTGCCTCCTGAGCGATACGCGCTTGTTCCGGGGTCGTCACGTCCATGATGACGCCGTTTTTAAACATTTCTGCAAAGCCCTTGTTAATCTTTTCTCTTGCCATGTTGCTATCCCTCTTCCTGAATTGATGTTGCGCGATATTTGTCTCGCGCTGGATTTATAAAATGTCCGAACGATCTACTGTTGCATTTAAAGCAACAATCGTTTAAGTTGATTAGTACAATTAATGAATTGTATTATACGTGTCAAGCATGAATTCAAAAAAACCCCTCTATCGAAAGATCGCCGAAATTATCCAGGGACGGATCGCCGCCGGCCTCTACAAACCGGGTGAACGCATTCCGCCGATACGCACGTTCACAGGCGAGTTCGGCGTCAACAAGGCCACTGTCCACAAGGCCTTCGAACGGCTCAAGATCCAAGGATTGATCGAAAACAAGGTGGGCAGCGGTTCCTACGTGCGCTTTCCCGAAAAGATTGACTCGTTTGCCGGCCGCTTCGATTTCCGGACCGACTATTTGGCGCCCCACCTGTTTGCCCATGAAACGGCACACATCATCTTCAATGATATCTTCTCCAGAGAAAAGCATGGGGCCTTGGCCCCTACCCCGGCCGAGGGTGATCCAGAACTGTTACAGGTCCTGAGCCAGTATTACCATGTGCCGGACCACGGCATGCTGATGATATCTGGCGCCCAACAAGGCCTGGACCTGGTGTCAAAAGTGTTTTCAGCCAAAATCTCGGAATCGATTCTTTTCGAGGACCCGACCTATCCAGGCGCGATTTCCCTGTTCCGCGCGCGCCATTTTGTCCCCTTGCAAGATGACGGACCGGATATCGAACAATTCGATCTGCGCCTGACCGGCCAGATTCGGCTCTTTTATGCCATGCCATCCATTCACAACCCCACGGGGATGTCGTACAGCCGGGAAAAAAAGGAGGCTGTGGTCCAACGCGCCCGGCAACACCCGTTCTATATTATCGAAGACGATTACCTGGGCGAGTTGAGGCGGGCCACACCGCGTTTCATCGACATGGCACCGGATCGCACCATTCATATCAAGTCATTTTCACAAACCACGTCCGCCGGAATCCGCCTAGGGTTCATGGTTGTGCCGACAGATCTTTACGAAAAGTTTGTCTACGCCAAATTCTCATCCGATATCCATTCATTCGGCCTGCTTCAAAAATTTCTACGCGAGTTCATCAAACAGGGCCACTACGCGAAACATATCGAAATGGTCGATCGCGTCGCCCGGCATCGCCGGATGCGGCTGTCAACGTGCATCGAAGCGTTCCCGTTTCTCAAGATCCCACACGAGCAAAACGGATACAGCCTATGGGTCGAATCCCAACTTCCCATGGATTTGTCGCATGCCCCCTGGTGCAGTGGCGATGCGTTTTCTTTTTCGCCCCGCTTCAAAAACTACTTCAAACTTGCCTTCATGCATATGGACGAAGAGAGGTTCGAACAAAGCCTCTCCTATCTTACAGACTTGATACAACGGCATGTGGCCTGCAACTCCAAGGGTGGGTTTAATGAATAACGTTCATTCAGAATCGTCGGCCGGCCTCGCAGAGAGTTGTAATATTGCCCCTTCTGGATTAAAAGCAGATCCGTCGTTTTCACCTAAAGCCCGATTTCAAGGATCAAGTTTACTATGATTACCCTGTTGGACTATGGCGCCGGAAATGTGCGCAGCGTGATCAATGCCATCGAAAGTCTGGGGGAGAAGGTGCAGGTGGCTTCCCATCCCGACCATATCCATGGCGCCCGGAAGCTGGTTTTTCCCGGCGTCGGCGCCTTTGGCAACATGATGCAGATCTTGCACGACAAGCAACTGGTTGAACCGCTGAAGAGATACCTCGCTTCCGGACGTCCATTTCTGGGGATCTGTCTGGGCATGCATGCCTTGTTCGAAGCAAGCGAGGAGTCGCCGGGGATCCCTGGGCTAGCATTTTTCAAAGGTCAGGTCAACCGCTTCGACGTCCCCCTGGCCGTGCCGCATATCGGCTGGAACGGCATCAAGGCGCGTCAGTCGTCACGCCTCTTCAACGATGTGGACAAGGATGAAAAGTTTTATTTCGTCCATTCGTATCATGTGGTTCCCGATGACCAGGGTATCGTCCTCACCACCACGGATTACGGCTATGAATTTGTCAGCGCCATTCAGCAGGGCCAGATCATCGCCACCCAGTATCACCCCGAAAAAAGCGGTCCGGCGGGTTTGCGCCTTCTGCGGAATTTTTTAAATTCATCGCTTGAACCAGCGGCCTTGGCCACCGGCCATGATCGAACCCGGTTGGCCAAACGCATCATCGCCTGTTTGGATGTGCGTGCCAATGACAAAAATAATCTGGTGGTGACCAAGGGAGATCAGTACGACGTTCGGGCGCAGGGTGAGGTGCGTGATCTGGGAAACCCGGTGGATCTGGCTCAGCGCTACTATGAAGAGGGGGCCGATGAAATCACTTTTCTCAATATTACGGGTTTTCGCGACTTTCCATTGGCCGATATGCCTATGCTGGAAGTGCTCGAAAAGACCTCTCGGCGGGTATTCGTCCCACTGACCATCGGCGGCGGCATCCGGGATTTCACCGATGCCAATGGCCGTGCCTATTCCGCGCTGCAGGTGGCCGCGGCCTATTTTCGCTCCGGTGCGGACAAGATTTCCATTGGCAGCGATGCGGTGCCTGTCGTCGAGGCCTATCTTGAGAACGGCAAAGCCACCGGCCAGAGCGCCATAGAACAAATTTCCCGGGTCTACGGCAGCCAGGCCGTCGTCATTTCCATCGATCCGCGGCGCGTCTACGTCCCTTCACCCGCAGATGTTCCCTACCAGGTCATTCACACCGATGTGCCCGGCCCCAACGGTGAATCTTATTGCTGGTACCAATGCACGATCAAGGGGGGACGCGAGGGGCGACCGGTCGATGCCATCACCCTGGCCCAGACCTGTCAGACGCTGGGGGCCGGGGAAATCCTGCTGAATTGCATCGATCGTGACGGCACCAATTCCGGGTACGACCTCGAGCTCGTTCGAGCCGTCAAAAATGCCGTTTCCATACCGGTCATCGCCTCCAGCGGGGCTGGTGCATTGTCGCATTTTTACGACGTGTTCGCTCTCACCGATGCCGATGCCGCCCTTGCGGCAGGTATTTTTCATCGCCGTGAGGTACCGATTCAGGCCGTCAAGCAATTTTTAACCGGCAAGGTGGTGATCCGCAGGATTGCGTCATCGCCCCCAACCAGGCCCATACAGGCTTAAAGTCAATGTCGTCAACTCAAGGCGTTCAGGTTTCCATACGGCCGGGGTTAAACCCTGCCCCAACACCGCCTTTTTATAGCGATTGACTGTATTACAGTCCAAATCTCGAGGGGCGGGCTTTATGCCCGCCCGCAACATCCGCTTAAACTATCGAGATTGCCCCTCAAGTTGACAGTCCTGTAAAAATTCGTTTCTGGACGGCGCCGTAGAAAGGCCAAGATCAAGGCGCGCGACATTCCCTGTCCTGAGGCGTACTTGTCTTACGCTGCAAGGACCACGGGATGAGCGCAACGCAGATACTGGGCTTTTTGCGGCGCGGTCAAAGTTGCCCATGCTCCATCAGGCTGAAATACGACTCGAGATTGAAGATAATGTGGTCGAGCAGTTTAATGCCAAGCGTGTTGCCGGCGGCCTTGAGTTGTGCGGTCACATTCAGATCGTCCTGGCTGGGATTGAGGTTCCCGGATGGATGGTTATGAGCCACGATCACAGCCGAAGCCCTATCGGTGATGGGGTCAGCGAACACTTCACGGGGATGGACCAAAGCTCGATTGACCAATCCGACGGAAACCGTGCGTACCGCGATCACCTCGTTGGCGCCGTTCAGGGAGATGCATAAAAAATGTTCTTGGGTACGATCGGCAATGTGCCGAATAAGAGGATAGGCATCAGGGGGGAAAGCGATCTTGAATCCATGGGGGCGGATGCGCCGCCGGGCAAACTCCAGTCCGGCCACCAGCAGTGAAGCTTTGGCTTTACCGACGCCGTCGATACCCATGAGTTGCTCCACGGTGGCTGAATGGCCGAGGCGGTCCAACTCGTTCAATATTTTCGAGGCTAAGGTCATTACGCCCATTTTGCGATTCCCACTGCCGAGCAGAATCGCCAGGAGCTCCACATCCGAAAGTGCGTGCGCCCCTTTCTGAGCCAATTTTTCTCTGGGGCGCTCATGGATGGGTATATGCTGGATAGACTTCATGGTTGCGTCCTTTGTCACCGGAATCGGTTCTTGAAAAGGAATCACCGGTTATCATGTGTTCGACATTCGCCGAGAAACGATACGAATACCAGGATAGATAGTGTGTTTCCGAAAATGGCCCATTTGTCTGTTTCTGGCAGGGCACTGGATACACAATCCGGCGGCACGGTGCCGCCGCAGGCTGGAAAATCCACGAATATATAGAGATTGTTGACAGTTTTAGGGCTTTATATTTAAATATTTTTCAAGTCAAGGATCTTTCACCCTAGTGGTCGCGGGCA
This Desulfatitalea tepidiphila DNA region includes the following protein-coding sequences:
- a CDS encoding imidazole glycerol phosphate synthase HisHF — protein: MITLLDYGAGNVRSVINAIESLGEKVQVASHPDHIHGARKLVFPGVGAFGNMMQILHDKQLVEPLKRYLASGRPFLGICLGMHALFEASEESPGIPGLAFFKGQVNRFDVPLAVPHIGWNGIKARQSSRLFNDVDKDEKFYFVHSYHVVPDDQGIVLTTTDYGYEFVSAIQQGQIIATQYHPEKSGPAGLRLLRNFLNSSLEPAALATGHDRTRLAKRIIACLDVRANDKNNLVVTKGDQYDVRAQGEVRDLGNPVDLAQRYYEEGADEITFLNITGFRDFPLADMPMLEVLEKTSRRVFVPLTIGGGIRDFTDANGRAYSALQVAAAYFRSGADKISIGSDAVPVVEAYLENGKATGQSAIEQISRVYGSQAVVISIDPRRVYVPSPADVPYQVIHTDVPGPNGESYCWYQCTIKGGREGRPVDAITLAQTCQTLGAGEILLNCIDRDGTNSGYDLELVRAVKNAVSIPVIASSGAGALSHFYDVFALTDADAALAAGIFHRREVPIQAVKQFLTGKVVIRRIASSPPTRPIQA
- a CDS encoding aminotransferase-like domain-containing protein, coding for MNSKKPLYRKIAEIIQGRIAAGLYKPGERIPPIRTFTGEFGVNKATVHKAFERLKIQGLIENKVGSGSYVRFPEKIDSFAGRFDFRTDYLAPHLFAHETAHIIFNDIFSREKHGALAPTPAEGDPELLQVLSQYYHVPDHGMLMISGAQQGLDLVSKVFSAKISESILFEDPTYPGAISLFRARHFVPLQDDGPDIEQFDLRLTGQIRLFYAMPSIHNPTGMSYSREKKEAVVQRARQHPFYIIEDDYLGELRRATPRFIDMAPDRTIHIKSFSQTTSAGIRLGFMVVPTDLYEKFVYAKFSSDIHSFGLLQKFLREFIKQGHYAKHIEMVDRVARHRRMRLSTCIEAFPFLKIPHEQNGYSLWVESQLPMDLSHAPWCSGDAFSFSPRFKNYFKLAFMHMDEERFEQSLSYLTDLIQRHVACNSKGGFNE
- the pdxS gene encoding pyridoxal 5'-phosphate synthase lyase subunit PdxS encodes the protein MAREKINKGFAEMFKNGVIMDVTTPEQARIAQEAGACAVMALERVPADIRKDGQVARMSDPAMIQAIMDAVSVPVMAKVRIGHFMEARILEAIGVDFVDESEVLTPADESRHVEKHRFKVPFVCGARNLGEALRRINEGAAMIRTKGEAGTGNIVEAVRHMRAINEEIDALKGLDEHQLIQLAGQMRVPVALVKETRDLGRLSVVNFAAGGVATPADAALMMALGSDGVFVGSGVFKSQNPPKMAHAIVQAVIHYQDPARLVEISKNLGTAMIGLEKEALDIKMAERGV
- the radC gene encoding RadC family protein, with the protein product MKSIQHIPIHERPREKLAQKGAHALSDVELLAILLGSGNRKMGVMTLASKILNELDRLGHSATVEQLMGIDGVGKAKASLLVAGLEFARRRIRPHGFKIAFPPDAYPLIRHIADRTQEHFLCISLNGANEVIAVRTVSVGLVNRALVHPREVFADPITDRASAVIVAHNHPSGNLNPSQDDLNVTAQLKAAGNTLGIKLLDHIIFNLESYFSLMEHGQL